In Roseomonas fluvialis, one genomic interval encodes:
- a CDS encoding MarR family winged helix-turn-helix transcriptional regulator has product MTAAPQDPPLFALLNEVGIIEQLARNRFDAAQADGLLLSHFILLNHLVRVGDGTPPARIASALQLAKGAITNTMQRLEDRGLIRVEPDPEDGRGKRVFLTEAGRARRAAAVASATDALAPLLADLPAGTCDALLPGLRAIRTRLDRARDG; this is encoded by the coding sequence ATGACGGCAGCACCCCAGGACCCGCCCCTGTTCGCCCTGTTGAACGAGGTCGGGATCATCGAGCAGCTCGCCCGCAACCGCTTCGACGCGGCGCAGGCGGACGGGCTGCTGCTGTCCCACTTCATCCTGCTGAACCACCTCGTCCGCGTGGGCGACGGCACGCCGCCGGCGCGGATCGCGAGCGCGCTGCAACTCGCCAAGGGCGCCATCACGAACACCATGCAGCGGCTCGAGGATCGCGGGCTGATCCGGGTCGAGCCCGACCCCGAGGATGGTCGCGGCAAGCGCGTGTTCCTCACCGAAGCGGGCCGCGCGCGCCGCGCCGCGGCGGTGGCCAGCGCCACCGATGCCCTGGCCCCCCTGCTGGCCGACCTGCCCGCCGGCACCTGCGATGCGCTGCTGCCGGGCCTGCGCGCCATCCGCACGCGGCTCGACCGCGCGCGGGATGGCTGA